The Chthoniobacterales bacterium genome contains a region encoding:
- a CDS encoding glycerate kinase, translating into MAHHPRNNLRILVAPDKFKGSLTVMEAVDAICEGFDRALPDVRLHKLPLADGGEGTAELFVRSFGGQMVECETTDPLGRPITATYGWTPSMHQAVIEMSAASGLWRLREEEYDPLQATTFGTGTLMIDAARRGAKRIIVGLGGSATNDAGAGAAFALGARFLDERGSPLTPSPRNFHEIARVEHPSRVFVSEIVVISDVRIPLLGDHGASHGYGPQKGASPETVDLLERALRHLADVVQRDLFCDFRSTPGSGAGGGLGFGLQSFLGAKIRSGFDTFAELMELDRLIGEVDLVITGEGLLDPQTLDGKGPGGIAHLAQRARKPVIAFAGAIRSDRRLEDFFDATFALADGPMAAADSIRDAKVLLVRAAERVARLIALSRNL; encoded by the coding sequence ATGGCCCACCACCCGCGCAACAATCTCCGGATCCTCGTCGCGCCCGATAAGTTCAAGGGCTCGCTCACCGTGATGGAGGCGGTGGACGCCATTTGCGAGGGCTTCGATCGCGCCCTGCCCGACGTGCGCCTTCACAAGCTCCCGCTCGCCGACGGCGGCGAGGGCACGGCCGAACTCTTCGTGCGCTCGTTCGGCGGCCAGATGGTCGAATGCGAGACCACCGACCCCCTCGGCCGTCCGATCACCGCGACTTACGGATGGACGCCCAGCATGCACCAAGCCGTCATCGAAATGAGCGCCGCGAGCGGCCTGTGGCGCCTGCGCGAGGAGGAGTATGATCCCCTGCAGGCCACGACCTTCGGCACCGGCACGCTCATGATCGATGCCGCCCGGCGCGGTGCGAAACGCATCATCGTCGGACTTGGCGGCAGCGCGACGAACGACGCCGGCGCGGGCGCCGCCTTCGCACTCGGCGCGCGTTTCCTCGACGAACGCGGCTCTCCCCTCACCCCCTCGCCTCGCAATTTCCACGAAATCGCGCGGGTGGAGCACCCCTCCCGCGTCTTCGTTTCAGAGATCGTCGTCATCTCCGACGTGCGGATTCCGCTGCTCGGCGACCACGGCGCCAGCCATGGCTACGGCCCGCAAAAAGGCGCCTCGCCCGAGACCGTCGATCTGCTCGAGCGCGCTCTTCGGCATCTCGCCGATGTCGTGCAGCGCGATTTGTTCTGCGATTTTCGCTCCACGCCGGGCAGCGGCGCGGGCGGTGGACTCGGCTTCGGCCTCCAGTCGTTTCTCGGCGCCAAAATCCGCTCCGGCTTCGACACGTTTGCCGAGCTGATGGAACTCGACCGCCTCATCGGCGAAGTCGACCTCGTCATCACCGGCGAAGGCCTGCTCGATCCCCAGACGCTCGATGGCAAGGGCCCGGGCGGCATTGCCCATCTCGCCCAGCGGGCGCGCAAACCCGTGATCGCCTTCGCCGGCGCCATTCGCAGCGACCGGCGCCTCGAGGACTTCTTCGACGCCACGTTCGCCCTCGCAGACGGCCCCATGGCCGCCGCCGACTCCATTCGCGATGCGAAGGTTTTACTGGTGCGCGCGGCCGAAAGGGTCGCTAGGCTCATCGCCCTCTCTCGAAACTTATGA
- the fabD gene encoding ACP S-malonyltransferase: protein MSQKIALLFAGQGAQTVGMGKDLVAASPSAADLFSRADAQLGYALSEIVFEGPAEELTRTAICQPALYVHGLACLVALRERLPDFTFHAAAGLSLGEFTAHAAAGTFDFEVGLDLVAKRSRAMQDACDETHGGMAAVIGADESAIRNLAAAADVDVANLNCPGQIVISGEAPKVALAVSLAKDYGARKAVELTVAGAFHSRLMESAYQRLKTALEETAITTPGVPVVCNVDAVSVSEPDEIRRTLADQVTGSVRWTESIEYLLDHEKCDLLIELGPGGVLAGLVSRIRKGTPVLSISNLATLEEAVAKLTA from the coding sequence ATGAGTCAAAAAATCGCTCTCCTCTTCGCCGGCCAGGGTGCTCAAACCGTGGGCATGGGCAAGGACCTCGTCGCCGCCTCCCCCTCCGCCGCAGATCTTTTCTCCCGCGCGGACGCCCAGCTCGGCTACGCGCTCAGCGAGATCGTTTTCGAGGGTCCCGCCGAGGAACTCACCCGCACCGCCATCTGCCAGCCCGCCCTCTACGTTCACGGCCTCGCCTGCCTCGTCGCCCTGCGCGAACGCCTGCCCGACTTCACGTTCCACGCTGCCGCCGGGCTTTCGCTCGGGGAATTCACTGCCCACGCCGCCGCCGGCACGTTCGATTTCGAGGTCGGTCTCGACCTCGTTGCGAAGCGCTCCCGCGCCATGCAGGACGCCTGCGACGAGACCCACGGCGGCATGGCTGCCGTCATCGGAGCGGACGAAAGCGCCATCCGCAACCTCGCCGCGGCCGCCGACGTCGACGTCGCGAATCTCAACTGCCCGGGACAGATCGTCATCTCCGGCGAGGCCCCGAAGGTCGCCCTCGCCGTCTCGCTCGCGAAGGACTACGGCGCCCGCAAGGCCGTGGAGCTCACCGTCGCCGGCGCGTTCCACTCCCGCCTCATGGAGTCCGCCTACCAGCGCCTGAAGACCGCGCTCGAAGAGACCGCCATCACCACGCCTGGCGTTCCCGTCGTCTGCAACGTCGACGCCGTGTCCGTCTCCGAGCCCGACGAAATCCGCCGCACCCTCGCAGACCAGGTCACCGGCAGCGTCCGCTGGACCGAGAGCATCGAGTATCTCCTCGACCACGAGAAATGCGACCTCCTCATCGAGCTCGGCCCCGGCGGCGTGCTCGCGGGATTGGTCAGCCGCATTCGCAAGGGCACGCCCGTGCTCTCGATCTCGAACCTCGCCACCCTCGAGGAAGCCGTCGCGAAACTCACGGCCTGA
- the nadA gene encoding quinolinate synthase NadA, producing MVSTDLVEEILALKKERNAVILAHNYQDREIQELADYVGDSLGLSYHAAETNADVIAFCGVHFMGETAKIVNPTKTVVIPDMDAGCSLSDSCPPEQLQAFLEENAEKNYYVIAYINCSAGVKALSDVIVTSGNAMKIVEAAPKDRNILFVPDQNLGSWVMEKTGRKMDLWRGNCYVHVEFTRNSVAKIREQYPAAQVVAHPECTYAVRMLADEVCSTEKMISYCRDTACDAFIIVTESGMLHRLRREIPGKTFIPGPTDACACADCRYMKMNTLEKLHDCLLNLTPEIIIPEDLRARAELPIRRMLELSR from the coding sequence ATGGTCTCGACCGATCTCGTTGAAGAAATTCTCGCCCTCAAAAAGGAGCGCAACGCCGTCATCCTCGCGCACAATTACCAGGATCGCGAGATCCAGGAACTCGCGGATTACGTCGGCGACAGCCTCGGCCTCAGCTACCACGCCGCCGAGACGAACGCCGACGTCATCGCCTTCTGCGGCGTCCACTTCATGGGCGAGACCGCGAAGATCGTGAATCCCACGAAGACCGTCGTCATCCCCGACATGGATGCCGGCTGCTCGCTGTCGGACTCCTGCCCGCCCGAGCAGCTCCAGGCCTTCCTCGAGGAAAACGCCGAGAAGAACTACTACGTCATCGCCTACATCAACTGCTCCGCCGGCGTGAAGGCCCTCAGCGACGTCATCGTCACCAGCGGCAACGCCATGAAGATCGTCGAAGCCGCGCCGAAGGACCGGAACATCCTCTTCGTGCCCGACCAGAATCTCGGCAGCTGGGTGATGGAAAAGACCGGCCGCAAGATGGACCTCTGGCGGGGCAACTGCTACGTCCACGTCGAGTTCACCCGCAACAGCGTCGCGAAGATCCGCGAGCAATACCCGGCCGCGCAGGTCGTCGCCCATCCCGAGTGCACCTACGCCGTGCGCATGCTCGCCGACGAAGTCTGCTCCACGGAGAAGATGATCAGCTACTGCCGCGACACGGCTTGCGACGCATTCATCATCGTCACCGAGAGCGGCATGCTCCATCGCCTCCGCCGCGAGATTCCCGGCAAGACCTTCATCCCCGGTCCGACGGACGCCTGCGCCTGCGCCGACTGCCGCTACATGAAGATGAACACGCTGGAGAAGCTCCACGACTGCCTGCTCAACCTCACGCCCGAGATCATCATCCCCGAGGATCTCCGCGCTCGCGCCGAGCTCCCCATCCGGCGCATGCTCGAGCTCAGCCGCTGA
- a CDS encoding UDP-galactose-lipid carrier transferase, whose amino-acid sequence MPKDRVNLAELDQNTSLAEADYKDKLKKYQLKLLNQQLVLRESKRSLVVVMEGPDASGKGGAIKRLVERLDPRLHRVYSIIKPTPEEYCHHYMWRFWNKLPPYGEMAVFDRSWYGRVLVERVESFATEVEWKRAYREINEFERQLHDDGAIIVKLFLQISKDEQLLRFRRREADPYKHWKISDEDWRNRKKWDEHITAAEDMFEKTSTDIAPWTVIAANYKWHARVRVVKTVLDAVETALG is encoded by the coding sequence ATGCCAAAAGACCGCGTCAATCTCGCCGAGCTCGACCAAAACACCTCGCTCGCCGAGGCCGATTACAAGGACAAGCTGAAGAAATATCAGCTCAAGCTCCTCAACCAGCAGCTCGTCCTCCGCGAGTCGAAGCGCTCGCTCGTCGTCGTCATGGAAGGCCCCGACGCCAGCGGCAAGGGCGGCGCCATCAAGCGCCTCGTCGAGCGGCTCGACCCGCGCCTGCACCGCGTCTACTCGATCATCAAGCCCACGCCCGAGGAATATTGCCACCACTACATGTGGCGCTTCTGGAACAAGCTTCCGCCCTACGGAGAAATGGCCGTCTTCGATCGGTCCTGGTATGGCCGCGTGCTCGTCGAGCGCGTCGAGAGCTTTGCCACCGAAGTCGAGTGGAAGCGGGCCTACCGCGAGATTAACGAATTCGAGCGCCAGCTCCACGACGACGGCGCGATCATCGTGAAGCTCTTCCTCCAGATCTCGAAAGACGAGCAACTCCTCCGCTTCCGCCGCCGCGAGGCGGACCCCTACAAGCACTGGAAAATCAGCGACGAAGACTGGCGCAACCGCAAGAAGTGGGACGAACACATCACCGCCGCCGAGGACATGTTCGAGAAGACCTCGACCGACATCGCCCCCTGGACCGTCATTGCCGCGAACTACAAATGGCACGCCCGCGTCCGCGTGGTGAAAACAGTGCTGGACGCGGTGGAAACGGCGTTGGGATAG
- a CDS encoding thioredoxin family protein, whose amino-acid sequence MKIPILATVALLAVTAALRAAPEIGQPAPNFTLKDSDGKSVSLADFKGKTVVLEWFNEGCPFVKKHYGSGSMQKTQKQATDDGVVWLSIVSSAPGKQGYLTPEAAAAKKKEINSTALLLDPDGAVGHLYEARTTPDMFVINGEGTLVYKGAIDDQPNPDPATLEGAKNYVVAALADLKAGKPVTTAETKSYGCSVKY is encoded by the coding sequence ATGAAAATCCCCATCCTCGCCACCGTCGCCCTTCTCGCCGTCACCGCAGCGCTTCGCGCCGCCCCCGAGATCGGCCAGCCCGCCCCGAACTTCACGCTCAAGGACAGCGACGGCAAATCCGTCTCGCTCGCCGACTTCAAGGGCAAGACCGTCGTCCTCGAATGGTTCAACGAGGGTTGCCCCTTCGTGAAGAAGCACTACGGCTCCGGCAGCATGCAGAAGACGCAGAAGCAGGCCACCGACGACGGCGTCGTCTGGCTCTCGATCGTCTCCTCCGCCCCCGGCAAGCAGGGCTACCTCACGCCCGAGGCCGCCGCCGCGAAGAAGAAGGAGATCAATTCCACCGCGCTGCTCCTCGATCCGGACGGCGCCGTCGGCCATCTCTACGAGGCCCGCACCACGCCGGACATGTTCGTGATCAACGGCGAGGGCACTCTCGTTTACAAGGGCGCGATCGACGACCAGCCGAATCCCGATCCTGCCACCCTCGAAGGCGCGAAGAACTACGTCGTCGCCGCGCTCGCGGACCTCAAGGCCGGCAAACCCGTCACCACCGCCGAGACGAAGTCCTACGGCTGCTCGGTGAAATACTGA
- a CDS encoding thioredoxin family protein, translating to MNFRAALAGLFLFVTALGAAHAQVYQGRTLVEPALIADTTAIVPGKPFRVGLRLKMAPEWHTYWEYAGDAGIPTQIKWDLPPGFGAGPIEWPLPEAILEPGDIQVYAYGGEILLLQTIQPPANLGPGASVTLRANASWLVCAEICIPGKAALSLDLPVATQAEPANVEAFAQAAKRLPSPEAPPFEILWTRSGGTLTGSFPVPEGTTGVDFFPLPGKDQEVGHAKIEKAGEGYILRIDTKGDLRGVIAVKNSTGERGWWVTASAPSAPAASENPESEIRNPKSSLSALLAALFSGFLGGIILNLMPCVLPVISLKIFGFVRQAGSSHRSIALHGFAFAAGIFAWFLALGLVIVGIKATGAQATWAFQFQNPWFNLGIATLVFAFALNLFGVFELTLPGRATSALSEASGREGYGGSFFQGVFATLLATPCTGPFLGSSLGFAFTQPAPITLLLFASIATGMALPYLALSLQPGWVRFLPKPGAWMERLKQFMGFPLLAALLWLLYIIGGQRGPRAIIWAAAFLLVLGLALWIYGLVSAPHIRGRARAMGLLVALALVGGAGWLFLGQYFANEKLAPAAGAAIEKNGDGIPWQPYSKAAVDKLLAEGKPVFIDFTADWCLSCKFNERTAIDVPAVRRKIAELGIVPIKADWTNANPEITAALQRFDRVGVPFYVLYPAGKSDAPITLPELLTESLVLDALSRAK from the coding sequence ATGAATTTTCGCGCCGCGCTGGCTGGCCTGTTTTTGTTTGTGACGGCCCTGGGCGCGGCCCACGCGCAGGTTTACCAGGGCCGCACGCTCGTCGAGCCGGCGCTGATCGCGGACACGACCGCGATCGTCCCCGGGAAGCCGTTCCGCGTCGGCCTGCGCCTGAAGATGGCGCCGGAGTGGCACACGTATTGGGAATATGCGGGCGACGCGGGCATCCCGACGCAGATCAAATGGGATCTGCCGCCGGGCTTTGGCGCGGGGCCCATCGAGTGGCCGCTGCCCGAGGCCATCCTCGAGCCCGGCGACATTCAGGTCTATGCCTACGGCGGCGAGATCCTGCTTCTCCAGACGATCCAGCCGCCGGCGAATCTCGGGCCCGGCGCGAGCGTCACGCTCCGGGCGAACGCCTCGTGGCTCGTGTGCGCCGAGATCTGCATCCCCGGTAAAGCCGCGCTTTCGCTCGATCTGCCCGTGGCGACGCAGGCAGAGCCCGCCAATGTCGAGGCGTTCGCACAGGCCGCAAAACGCCTGCCGTCGCCGGAAGCGCCGCCGTTCGAGATTTTGTGGACGCGATCCGGCGGCACGCTGACCGGAAGTTTCCCCGTCCCGGAGGGAACGACCGGCGTCGACTTCTTCCCGCTGCCCGGGAAGGACCAGGAAGTCGGGCACGCCAAGATCGAGAAAGCCGGGGAAGGCTACATTCTCCGCATCGACACGAAGGGCGACCTGCGCGGAGTGATCGCGGTGAAGAACTCCACCGGTGAACGCGGCTGGTGGGTGACCGCCTCTGCGCCGAGCGCACCCGCCGCTTCGGAAAATCCAGAATCCGAAATCCGAAATCCAAAATCGTCCCTCTCCGCTCTGCTCGCGGCGCTCTTCTCCGGATTCCTCGGCGGCATCATTCTCAACCTCATGCCGTGCGTGCTGCCGGTGATCTCGCTCAAGATCTTCGGCTTCGTGCGGCAGGCGGGGAGCAGTCACCGGAGCATCGCGCTGCACGGCTTCGCCTTCGCGGCCGGCATCTTCGCGTGGTTTCTCGCGCTGGGCCTCGTGATTGTCGGGATCAAGGCCACGGGCGCGCAGGCGACGTGGGCGTTTCAGTTCCAGAATCCGTGGTTCAATCTCGGCATCGCCACGCTCGTCTTTGCCTTTGCGCTGAATCTCTTCGGCGTCTTCGAGCTCACATTGCCTGGCCGCGCGACCAGCGCATTGAGTGAAGCCAGTGGCCGCGAGGGCTACGGCGGTTCGTTCTTCCAGGGCGTCTTCGCGACGCTGCTGGCCACGCCCTGCACGGGCCCGTTCCTCGGCTCGTCGCTCGGCTTCGCCTTCACGCAGCCCGCGCCGATCACGCTGCTGCTTTTCGCCAGCATCGCGACCGGCATGGCACTCCCGTATCTCGCGCTCTCGCTGCAGCCCGGCTGGGTGCGGTTCCTGCCGAAGCCCGGCGCGTGGATGGAGCGGCTGAAGCAATTCATGGGCTTCCCGCTGCTCGCCGCCCTGCTCTGGCTGCTCTACATCATCGGCGGCCAGCGCGGGCCGCGCGCGATCATCTGGGCCGCGGCTTTCCTGCTCGTGCTCGGGCTTGCGCTCTGGATCTACGGGCTCGTTTCCGCCCCGCATATCCGGGGCCGCGCCCGCGCGATGGGGCTGTTGGTGGCGCTGGCGTTGGTGGGCGGCGCGGGCTGGCTGTTCCTCGGCCAGTATTTCGCGAACGAAAAACTCGCGCCGGCCGCGGGAGCCGCGATCGAGAAAAACGGCGACGGCATTCCGTGGCAGCCCTACTCGAAGGCCGCCGTCGACAAGCTCCTCGCCGAGGGAAAGCCGGTGTTCATCGACTTCACCGCCGACTGGTGCCTGAGCTGCAAATTCAACGAGCGCACCGCGATCGATGTGCCCGCCGTGCGCCGGAAGATCGCCGAGCTCGGCATCGTGCCGATCAAGGCCGACTGGACGAATGCGAACCCGGAAATCACCGCTGCCCTGCAACGTTTCGATCGCGTCGGGGTTCCCTTCTACGTGCTGTATCCCGCCGGAAAATCCGACGCGCCCATCACGCTGCCCGAGCTGCTCACCGAGTCGCTCGTGCTCGATGCCCTCAGCCGCGCGAAATGA
- a CDS encoding mechanosensitive ion channel family protein, protein MADPAVAKTAASPLPPLSPEWWTKHTNDAVDWFVTDGLRIVLVLVLLFVGLKVGRAFVRRSVSIAVRPRGKDPLLDLMLSKRQTTLANLFEAVLTIALIIVAALMIFQALGFAVGPLLASAGIAGVAIGLGAQSLVKDILSGVFVILEQQFSVGDVVKIGANSGAVEELNLRTVVLRDGDGSVHIIPNGQIDRVTVLTRDWSRLVLDLDVGYGADIDAVTALLKRLLDDYAAANPDTVLEPPEVLGVQNLAESSVQIRAWMKVLPGKQWPAGRELRAQIKKAFDEAGIEIPFPQRTLWLRPDPAAATPTV, encoded by the coding sequence ATGGCCGACCCCGCCGTCGCAAAAACCGCCGCATCCCCGCTGCCGCCGCTCTCGCCGGAGTGGTGGACGAAACACACGAACGACGCTGTCGACTGGTTCGTCACCGACGGCCTGCGCATCGTGCTCGTCCTCGTGCTGCTCTTCGTGGGATTGAAGGTCGGCCGGGCCTTCGTGCGCCGCTCCGTCTCCATCGCCGTGCGACCGCGCGGGAAGGATCCCCTGCTCGACCTCATGCTCTCGAAGCGCCAGACGACGCTCGCCAACCTTTTCGAAGCCGTGCTCACGATCGCTCTGATCATCGTGGCCGCGCTGATGATCTTCCAGGCGCTCGGTTTCGCGGTGGGGCCATTGCTCGCGAGTGCGGGCATCGCCGGCGTGGCGATCGGCCTCGGGGCGCAAAGCCTTGTGAAGGACATCCTGAGTGGCGTGTTTGTCATCTTGGAACAGCAGTTTTCGGTAGGTGACGTAGTCAAAATCGGAGCGAACTCCGGAGCGGTCGAGGAGTTGAACCTCCGCACCGTCGTCCTGAGAGATGGAGATGGCAGCGTGCACATTATTCCCAACGGACAGATCGATCGCGTGACCGTGCTCACCCGCGACTGGTCCCGCCTCGTTCTCGATCTCGATGTCGGCTACGGCGCGGACATCGACGCCGTCACCGCCCTGCTCAAGCGGCTGCTCGACGACTACGCCGCCGCAAATCCCGATACGGTGCTCGAGCCGCCGGAGGTCCTCGGCGTGCAGAATCTCGCCGAAAGTTCCGTGCAGATCCGCGCCTGGATGAAGGTCCTTCCCGGCAAGCAATGGCCCGCGGGCCGGGAATTGCGCGCGCAGATCAAAAAAGCTTTCGACGAGGCCGGAATCGAGATTCCCTTCCCGCAGCGCACCCTCTGGCTGCGCCCGGACCCCGCCGCCGCCACTCCCACCGTTTAG
- a CDS encoding aldose epimerase family protein yields MPSLTSRPYGHTQSGTPVHLYSLRNAAGMVVELTDYGATIISILAPDRDQTLADIALGYDTIGEWEKGTCYFGATIGRFGNRIAKGRFTLDGKEYYVPLNNGENSLHGGHGFDRKVWDAKPLDNGLRFTLVSPDGDQGYPGTLAVEVTYTLEDTNSLRIDYRATTDAPTIVNLTNHTYFNLAGAGRGTILDHEMLIRAGRFTVTDAGLAATGDLPEVAGTPMDFRTATRIGDRIDAPFQPLLDAGGYDHNYVLDGEGLRSVAEVYEPGSGRVLEVLTTEPGMQFYSGNFLRDEPGKGGSVYPWRGGFCLETQHFPDSPNHPHFPSTTLRPGETFASTTIYRFGAR; encoded by the coding sequence ATGCCCTCCCTCACCTCTCGCCCCTACGGCCACACCCAATCCGGCACGCCAGTCCACCTCTACAGCCTCAGGAACGCCGCCGGCATGGTCGTGGAACTCACCGACTACGGCGCAACCATCATCTCCATCCTCGCGCCGGACCGCGACCAGACTCTCGCCGACATCGCCCTCGGTTACGACACCATCGGGGAGTGGGAAAAAGGCACCTGCTACTTCGGCGCCACGATCGGCCGCTTCGGCAACCGCATCGCGAAGGGGAGGTTCACGCTCGACGGGAAGGAGTATTACGTGCCCCTCAACAACGGCGAAAACTCCCTACACGGCGGCCACGGCTTCGATCGCAAGGTCTGGGACGCGAAGCCTCTGGACAATGGCCTGCGGTTCACCCTCGTCAGTCCCGACGGCGACCAGGGCTATCCCGGCACGCTTGCGGTCGAAGTCACCTACACGCTCGAGGACACGAATTCCCTGCGCATCGACTACCGCGCGACCACCGACGCCCCGACCATCGTGAATCTCACGAATCACACCTACTTCAATCTCGCCGGCGCCGGCCGGGGCACCATCCTCGACCACGAGATGCTCATCCGCGCCGGACGCTTCACGGTGACCGATGCCGGTCTCGCCGCGACGGGCGATCTCCCGGAAGTCGCCGGCACGCCGATGGATTTCCGCACCGCCACGCGCATCGGCGATCGCATTGACGCGCCGTTCCAGCCGCTTCTCGACGCCGGAGGCTACGACCACAACTACGTTCTCGATGGCGAAGGCCTCCGCTCCGTCGCCGAGGTCTACGAACCCGGCAGCGGCCGCGTGCTCGAAGTGCTCACCACCGAGCCCGGCATGCAATTCTACTCCGGCAATTTCCTGCGGGACGAGCCCGGCAAAGGCGGGAGCGTCTATCCCTGGCGCGGCGGCTTCTGCCTCGAGACGCAGCATTTCCCGGACAGCCCGAACCATCCGCATTTTCCGTCCACCACGCTGCGGCCCGGGGAGACGTTTGCGTCCACCACGATCTACCGGTTCGGCGCGCGCTGA
- the araH gene encoding L-arabinose ABC transporter permease AraH gives MNSSPLTIRQHLGKLCENMGMLAVFLVLFVGVSLFVPNFLSVINMRGLALSVATVGIISCTMLFCLAAGDFDLSVGSVVALSGVLAAVVINVTHNVFLGIAAGIAAGGLVGLVNGTVVAGIGINALITTLATMQIVRGFSYIVSDGKAVGVGESSFFTLGISSFLSIPTPVLIMVACFVVFGILLNRTIFGRNTLAIGGNAEAARLAGIDVTRTKIIIFTLQGLMAGFAGVILASRMTSGQPATAQGLELQVISACVLGGVSLTGGVGTITGMIVGVLIMGTVQNAMNLLNVPPFYQYVASGSILLAAVLFDRLKRRR, from the coding sequence GTGAATTCCTCGCCGCTTACCATCCGTCAACATCTGGGAAAACTTTGTGAAAACATGGGCATGCTCGCCGTGTTTCTCGTGCTGTTCGTCGGCGTTTCCCTCTTCGTTCCGAACTTTCTGAGCGTGATCAATATGCGGGGGCTGGCGCTTTCGGTGGCCACGGTGGGCATCATCTCGTGCACGATGCTCTTCTGCCTCGCGGCCGGGGACTTCGACCTCTCGGTGGGGTCCGTCGTGGCCCTGTCCGGCGTGCTTGCGGCGGTCGTCATCAATGTCACCCACAACGTCTTTCTGGGAATCGCCGCCGGAATTGCCGCAGGCGGACTCGTCGGACTGGTGAATGGCACCGTCGTTGCCGGGATCGGGATCAATGCGCTGATCACGACGCTCGCCACGATGCAGATCGTGCGCGGCTTCTCCTACATCGTCAGCGATGGCAAGGCCGTGGGAGTCGGCGAGAGTTCGTTCTTCACGCTTGGGATTTCCAGCTTTCTGAGCATTCCCACGCCCGTGCTGATCATGGTCGCCTGCTTCGTGGTGTTCGGAATTCTGCTCAACAGGACGATCTTCGGCCGGAACACGCTGGCCATCGGCGGCAACGCGGAGGCAGCGCGCCTGGCCGGCATCGACGTCACTCGCACGAAGATCATCATTTTCACCCTGCAGGGGCTGATGGCGGGCTTTGCGGGAGTGATCCTGGCCTCACGGATGACGAGCGGCCAGCCGGCGACGGCGCAGGGCCTCGAGTTGCAGGTCATCTCCGCGTGCGTGCTGGGCGGAGTCTCGCTCACCGGCGGAGTCGGCACGATCACCGGGATGATTGTCGGCGTGCTCATCATGGGCACGGTGCAGAATGCGATGAACCTGCTGAACGTGCCGCCATTCTATCAATATGTGGCCAGTGGCAGCATCCTTCTCGCTGCCGTGCTGTTTGATCGATTGAAACGGCGGCGCTGA